In Nocardioides dokdonensis FR1436, the following are encoded in one genomic region:
- a CDS encoding DUF6153 family protein, translating to MSLPVPVAASVDPALRLAGLLLVLAGLFGMHGLSGQTGGHDAEGMSMQTASPGLMPASSMGMDASDLAAIPTGIVSDAGLTAGNQAEDLLEVVTGSGHGGMAMGAMCLAILGAALLALLRLLRRVRLAPVVWALPRPTRAIVPRGRDPDTRSLIELSIQRC from the coding sequence GTGAGCCTTCCCGTGCCAGTCGCGGCGTCAGTGGATCCTGCGCTGCGGTTGGCCGGACTGCTCCTGGTGCTCGCAGGTCTGTTCGGCATGCACGGACTCAGCGGTCAGACCGGTGGTCACGACGCCGAGGGCATGAGCATGCAGACAGCTTCGCCAGGGCTCATGCCGGCGTCCTCGATGGGCATGGACGCCTCCGACCTTGCCGCGATCCCCACGGGCATCGTGTCGGACGCTGGGCTGACGGCCGGCAACCAGGCAGAGGACCTGCTCGAGGTTGTCACCGGGTCAGGTCACGGTGGCATGGCGATGGGCGCCATGTGCCTGGCCATCCTCGGCGCCGCGCTGCTCGCCCTGCTGCGGCTCCTCCGTCGGGTGCGGTTAGCACCAGTGGTGTGGGCGCTGCCTCGACCTACGCGAGCGATCGTCCCTCGTGGGCGGGATCCCGACACGCGATCCCTGATCGAGCTGTCGATTCAGCGCTGCTGA
- a CDS encoding DHA2 family efflux MFS transporter permease subunit, which produces MTTTYDDPRRWWALAALGLAVLTLGFDITIMNVALPTIATELEVGTDALQWMVNAYVLVIAGLMLTCGALGDRHGRKRLLLIGLGLFGISSAAAAWAGAAALVIAARGVMGLGAAIMLPVAFAVLAALFGPAERGKAVSFLVMGLGIGIPLGPIIGGYLLEHFWWGSIFLINVPIAIIGAIAIAVLLPESRDPAPRRPDVLGAVLSTAGLTSLVYGVIEAPGRGWSDPVTIGPIGAGVVVLTGFVAWELRVRDPMIDLHLFAQPQFLWASIAGVLVTFGMLGLLFVVPQYLQFVAGHDALGTGIRLLPLIGGLVVGAPAGERLAARAGYRVPVSAGLAVLAAGVAIGAFTDLQSSYGFVAAWLATAGLGIGVALAPAMDAVLDALPTEQAGSGTAITMTLRQTGGALGVALLGSLLSEGYSGRLNTAGLPPEAAETARESIAGALAAATRLGDPALASSAHAAYLHGMSLVLIAAAITAGLSALLTALLLPGRPTAGGDHDRRSPRATTVPEAREG; this is translated from the coding sequence ATGACGACTACCTACGACGATCCGCGGCGCTGGTGGGCGCTGGCCGCCCTCGGCCTGGCCGTCCTGACCCTCGGCTTCGACATCACCATCATGAACGTCGCCCTGCCGACCATCGCCACCGAGCTGGAGGTCGGCACCGACGCCTTGCAATGGATGGTCAACGCCTACGTCCTGGTGATCGCCGGCCTGATGCTCACCTGCGGAGCGCTCGGTGACCGGCACGGCCGAAAAAGGCTGCTCCTGATCGGACTCGGCCTGTTCGGGATCTCCTCGGCCGCTGCAGCCTGGGCCGGCGCCGCCGCCTTGGTGATCGCCGCACGCGGCGTCATGGGGCTGGGCGCGGCCATCATGCTGCCGGTCGCCTTCGCCGTCCTCGCCGCCCTCTTCGGCCCAGCCGAACGCGGCAAGGCGGTCTCATTCCTGGTCATGGGGCTCGGAATCGGCATCCCGCTCGGGCCGATCATCGGCGGCTACCTGCTCGAGCACTTCTGGTGGGGCTCCATCTTCCTGATCAACGTACCGATCGCGATCATCGGCGCGATCGCCATCGCGGTCCTGCTTCCGGAGTCGCGCGACCCGGCGCCACGCCGCCCCGACGTCCTGGGAGCGGTGCTCTCCACGGCCGGGCTCACCTCGCTCGTCTACGGGGTGATCGAGGCCCCAGGTCGGGGCTGGTCGGATCCGGTCACCATCGGCCCAATCGGTGCCGGAGTGGTGGTGCTGACGGGCTTCGTGGCCTGGGAGCTGCGGGTACGCGACCCGATGATCGACCTGCACCTGTTCGCCCAGCCCCAGTTCCTGTGGGCCAGCATCGCCGGCGTCCTGGTCACGTTCGGCATGCTCGGCCTGCTGTTCGTCGTCCCGCAGTACCTCCAGTTCGTCGCCGGCCACGACGCCCTCGGCACCGGTATCCGGCTGCTCCCGCTGATCGGCGGACTGGTCGTCGGCGCCCCGGCCGGGGAGCGGCTCGCCGCGCGCGCCGGCTACCGAGTGCCGGTCTCAGCCGGCCTGGCGGTGCTCGCAGCAGGTGTGGCAATCGGCGCGTTCACCGATCTGCAGTCCAGCTACGGGTTCGTCGCAGCCTGGCTCGCCACAGCGGGACTCGGGATCGGGGTGGCGCTCGCGCCCGCCATGGACGCCGTCCTCGACGCTCTTCCTACCGAGCAAGCCGGGTCCGGTACCGCGATCACCATGACCCTGCGCCAGACAGGTGGTGCCCTCGGCGTCGCCCTGCTCGGCAGCCTGCTGTCTGAGGGCTACTCCGGACGACTGAACACCGCCGGCCTGCCGCCCGAGGCAGCGGAAACCGCCCGCGAATCCATCGCCGGCGCCCTCGCCGCCGCCACCCGCCTCGGTGACCCGGCCCTCGCCTCCAGCGCACATGCCGCCTACCTGCACGGCATGTCCCTGGTCCTGATAGCCGCAGCGATCACCGCCGGGCTCAGCGCTTTACTCACCGCGCTGCTCCTACCCGGCAGACCCACCGCCGGTGGCGATCATGACCGTCGCTCGCCACGCGCGACCACCGTCCCCGAGGCCAGGGAGGGCTAA
- a CDS encoding DUF305 domain-containing protein encodes MKRTLMSAAFAVVAALTVAGCGSDTDSKDSTDSTGAQFNNADVKFAQSMIAHHEQAMEMAEMAQERAASTEVKQLADKIEAAQGPEIDTMTGWLEDWGQEASPDSEGGMDHSGSDMSGMMTDADMESLGTASGAEFDQMFLTMMIEHHTGAIEMAQTEQQNGENPDAIALAEKIEADQTTEIAQMEDLLGS; translated from the coding sequence ATGAAGAGAACACTCATGTCCGCCGCGTTTGCCGTCGTGGCAGCATTGACCGTCGCCGGCTGCGGCAGCGACACCGATTCCAAGGATTCGACCGATAGCACCGGCGCGCAGTTCAACAACGCCGACGTGAAATTCGCCCAGTCGATGATCGCCCATCACGAACAGGCCATGGAGATGGCCGAAATGGCTCAGGAGCGCGCCGCCAGCACCGAGGTGAAGCAGCTCGCCGACAAGATCGAGGCCGCTCAGGGCCCCGAGATCGACACCATGACCGGATGGCTCGAGGACTGGGGTCAAGAGGCCTCGCCCGACTCCGAGGGCGGGATGGATCACTCCGGCAGCGACATGTCCGGAATGATGACTGATGCCGACATGGAGAGTCTCGGTACCGCTTCCGGCGCCGAGTTCGACCAGATGTTCCTCACCATGATGATCGAGCACCACACTGGTGCCATCGAGATGGCGCAGACCGAGCAGCAGAACGGCGAGAACCCCGATGCCATCGCGCTTGCCGAGAAGATCGAGGCCGATCAGACCACCGAGATCGCCCAGATGGAGGACCTCCTCGGGTCCTGA